A single region of the Pontimicrobium sp. SW4 genome encodes:
- a CDS encoding aconitate hydratase, translated as MAFDIGMIKKVYSQMAERVDAARKVAGKPLTLSEKILYSHLWDGNPTKVFARGKDYVDFAPDRIALQDATAQMALLQFMQAGKKKVAVPTTTHCDHLIQAKNGASIDLQSALNTSNEVFNFLESVSNKYGLGFWKPGAGIIHQVVLENYAFPGGMMIGTDSHTVNAGGLGMVAIGVGGADAVDVMAGMAWELKFPKLIGVRLIGKLSGWTAPKDVILKVAEILTVKGGTGAIVEYFGPGATSMSCTGKGTICNMGAEIGATTSTFGYDDSMERYLRATDRADVADAANKVKDYLTGDVEVYANPEQYFDQVIDINLSELGPLLNGPFTPDLSTPVGKEMTEKAKANDWPMKVEWGLIGSCTNSSYEDLSRASSIAQQALDKGVKMKSELGINPGSEQVRFTAERDGIIQIFEKLDAKIFTNACGPCIGQWARYEDPKNAPKNSIVHSFNRNFAKRADGNPNTHAFVASPELTAAIAIAGRLDFNPLTDKLINEDGQEVMLDEPTGWELPPKGFAVDDNGYLEPKEDGSGVEVKVASNSERLQLLEPFTPIGDSITGAKLLIKAFGKCTTDHISMAGPWLRFRGHLDNIANNTLIGAVNAFGKKTNFVKNQLTGEYGGVPDTARAYKTAGVKSIVVGDHNYGEGSSREHAAMQPRHLGVAAVIVKSFARIHETNLKKQGMLGLTFDNESDYDLIQEDDTFNFLDLNEFAPGKQLTIELAHADGTKDTIKVNHTYNQSQIDWFNEGSALNLIKKENAA; from the coding sequence ATGGCATTCGATATAGGCATGATAAAAAAAGTGTATAGTCAAATGGCTGAACGTGTTGATGCAGCACGTAAAGTTGCAGGTAAACCACTAACACTTTCTGAGAAAATTTTATACAGCCATTTGTGGGATGGAAACCCTACAAAGGTTTTCGCTAGAGGTAAAGATTATGTCGATTTCGCTCCAGATAGAATTGCATTGCAAGATGCTACTGCACAAATGGCATTATTACAGTTTATGCAAGCAGGAAAAAAGAAGGTTGCTGTGCCAACAACTACCCATTGTGATCATTTAATTCAAGCTAAAAACGGTGCTAGTATAGATTTGCAAAGTGCCTTAAACACAAGTAACGAGGTATTTAATTTTTTAGAGTCCGTATCTAATAAATATGGGTTGGGATTTTGGAAACCAGGAGCTGGAATTATACACCAAGTAGTTTTAGAGAATTATGCTTTCCCTGGTGGAATGATGATTGGTACCGATTCGCATACAGTAAATGCTGGTGGATTAGGTATGGTTGCTATTGGAGTTGGAGGTGCTGATGCTGTAGATGTAATGGCAGGAATGGCTTGGGAATTAAAGTTTCCAAAACTAATAGGTGTAAGGTTGATAGGAAAACTATCAGGTTGGACGGCACCAAAAGATGTAATTTTAAAAGTTGCTGAAATATTAACTGTAAAAGGAGGTACTGGAGCTATTGTAGAATATTTTGGACCAGGAGCGACTTCTATGTCTTGTACAGGAAAAGGGACTATTTGTAATATGGGAGCTGAAATTGGAGCAACAACATCAACGTTTGGTTATGACGACTCTATGGAGCGTTATTTACGTGCTACTGATAGAGCAGATGTTGCAGATGCAGCAAATAAAGTGAAAGATTATTTAACAGGAGATGTCGAAGTATATGCAAATCCAGAGCAATATTTTGATCAGGTTATTGATATTAATTTATCTGAGTTAGGACCATTATTAAATGGGCCTTTTACACCAGATTTATCAACACCAGTTGGAAAGGAGATGACAGAAAAGGCAAAAGCTAACGATTGGCCGATGAAAGTAGAATGGGGATTGATTGGTTCTTGTACCAATTCATCTTACGAAGATTTATCTCGTGCTTCATCTATTGCGCAACAAGCTTTGGATAAAGGCGTGAAAATGAAATCTGAGTTAGGAATTAATCCAGGTTCAGAACAAGTACGTTTTACTGCTGAACGCGATGGAATTATCCAGATATTTGAAAAATTAGACGCTAAAATATTCACTAATGCTTGTGGACCATGTATTGGTCAATGGGCTAGATATGAAGATCCAAAAAATGCACCAAAAAATAGTATAGTGCATTCTTTTAATAGAAACTTTGCTAAGCGTGCAGACGGAAATCCAAATACACATGCATTTGTTGCTTCACCTGAATTAACGGCTGCAATTGCTATTGCTGGGCGATTAGACTTTAACCCATTAACAGATAAGTTGATAAATGAAGACGGTCAAGAAGTTATGTTGGATGAGCCAACTGGATGGGAGTTACCTCCTAAAGGTTTCGCAGTTGATGATAATGGCTATTTAGAACCAAAAGAAGACGGTAGTGGTGTTGAAGTAAAAGTGGCATCTAATTCTGAGAGATTACAACTATTAGAACCTTTTACTCCTATAGGAGATTCAATAACTGGAGCTAAACTCTTAATAAAGGCTTTTGGTAAATGTACTACAGACCATATTAGTATGGCTGGACCTTGGTTACGTTTTAGAGGGCATTTAGATAACATTGCAAATAATACATTAATTGGAGCTGTGAATGCTTTTGGAAAAAAAACAAACTTTGTTAAAAATCAATTAACAGGTGAATATGGAGGTGTTCCAGATACTGCAAGAGCTTATAAAACTGCTGGAGTTAAATCTATTGTAGTTGGGGATCATAATTACGGTGAAGGATCGTCTCGTGAACATGCTGCTATGCAACCTCGTCACTTAGGTGTTGCTGCTGTAATTGTAAAATCTTTTGCTAGAATCCATGAAACAAATCTTAAAAAACAAGGTATGTTAGGATTGACATTTGATAATGAAAGCGATTATGATTTAATACAAGAAGATGATACTTTTAACTTCTTAGATTTAAATGAATTTGCACCTGGAAAACAGCTAACAATTGAATTAGCACATGCTGATGGTACTAAAGACACTATTAAAGTAAATCATACTTATAATCAATCACAAATAGATTGGTTTAATGAAGGATCTGCTTTAAATTTAATTAAAAAAGAAAATGCTGCTTAA
- a CDS encoding MoxR family ATPase, which translates to MSDVAAIEQLVSRYKDLKKEIGKVIVGQEEVVNQILISVFSGGHSLLIGVPGLAKTLMVNTIAQALGLDFKRIQFTPDLMPSDILGSEILDEDRHFKFIKGPIFANIILADEINRTPPKTQAALLEAMQERAVTVAGHHYKLDLPYFVLATQNPIEQEGTYPLPEAQLDRFMFAINLKYPTFEEEVQVVKTTTSDETATVNPLFSAKEIIDFQHVLRRIPVADNVIEYAVRMVGKTRPDSDSASDLVKQYIDWGAGPRASQNLILAAKTHAAINGKFSPDIENVQAVANSILRHRIIKNYKAEAEGISEEQIIKSLF; encoded by the coding sequence ATGTCTGATGTTGCTGCTATTGAACAACTTGTATCTAGATACAAGGATTTAAAAAAAGAGATTGGTAAGGTAATTGTCGGTCAGGAAGAAGTCGTAAATCAAATACTTATTTCTGTATTTTCAGGAGGTCACTCTTTATTAATAGGAGTTCCAGGATTAGCAAAAACCTTAATGGTAAATACCATTGCACAAGCTTTAGGGTTAGATTTTAAGCGTATTCAATTTACACCAGATTTAATGCCAAGTGATATTCTTGGGAGTGAAATATTAGATGAAGACCGTCATTTTAAATTCATAAAAGGACCAATTTTTGCTAATATTATTTTAGCAGATGAGATTAACAGAACACCTCCAAAAACGCAAGCAGCATTATTAGAAGCGATGCAAGAACGTGCTGTGACAGTTGCAGGACACCATTACAAATTAGATTTACCATACTTTGTGTTAGCAACCCAAAATCCAATTGAACAAGAAGGAACATATCCTTTACCTGAAGCACAATTAGATCGTTTTATGTTTGCTATTAATTTAAAATATCCAACGTTCGAAGAAGAAGTGCAAGTTGTAAAAACAACAACTTCAGATGAAACTGCTACGGTAAACCCACTTTTTTCTGCTAAAGAGATTATAGATTTTCAGCATGTACTGCGTCGTATTCCTGTAGCAGATAATGTTATTGAGTATGCAGTAAGAATGGTTGGTAAAACTAGACCAGATAGTGATTCTGCTTCTGATTTGGTGAAACAATATATTGATTGGGGAGCAGGACCTAGAGCGTCTCAAAATTTAATCCTAGCTGCAAAAACACATGCTGCCATTAATGGAAAGTTTTCACCAGATATTGAAAATGTACAAGCAGTTGCAAACAGTATTCTTCGTCACAGAATTATAAAAAACTACAAAGCCGAAGCAGAAGGTATTTCCGAAGAACAAATTATTAAAAGCCTGTTTTAG
- a CDS encoding peptidylprolyl isomerase: protein MKFLTKVKYFVLSMLMLSSFITMAQEIIEEKKEEEKVKKNIDPSQRIKLDGVAAVIGDYVVLDSDIDKRIEQARAAGQSLEGQSRCEIFGSLLEEKLYMHHSVQDSIVINDAEISANVDQQINAMSQQIGSLEKLIAFYKKETEQELRDEMYTLNRNQRMVQLMQQDIIDKIEVTPEEVRQFYNRELKADPPQFGTELRLAQIVVIPETTPEEEQKVIDRLNEFRTDVLENGASFTTKAVLYSEDGGSKGSGGKYTLNRKRPLMVKEFREVAFSLEEGEISAPFKSVYGYHIIQLEKIRGQEYDTRHILLKPKLTNADIAKAKEEIENVREKIIAGEISFADAALEVSDEEETKFEGGQLINPETRDYVFPLTKIDPELYVQVQDLKNGEVSPVYTESDLVNQVKFKILTVTDRIDEHKADFAKDYLKIKELALYNKQLEIIGKWQKEKIMETYIKINGEHRECDFKANWLKKEER from the coding sequence TTGAAATTTTTAACTAAAGTGAAATATTTTGTATTAAGCATGTTAATGCTATCGTCATTTATAACAATGGCACAAGAGATTATTGAGGAAAAGAAGGAGGAGGAAAAAGTTAAGAAAAATATAGATCCTTCACAACGAATTAAACTAGATGGTGTTGCAGCTGTAATTGGTGATTATGTTGTATTAGATTCTGATATTGATAAACGCATAGAACAAGCTCGAGCAGCAGGTCAATCTTTAGAAGGACAATCAAGATGCGAAATTTTTGGATCTCTATTAGAAGAAAAATTATATATGCATCATTCTGTCCAAGATAGTATTGTGATTAACGATGCCGAAATTAGTGCAAACGTCGACCAGCAAATAAATGCTATGTCTCAACAAATTGGAAGTCTTGAAAAGTTAATTGCTTTTTATAAGAAAGAGACTGAGCAAGAACTGAGAGACGAAATGTACACGCTTAATAGAAATCAGAGAATGGTTCAGTTAATGCAACAAGATATTATTGACAAAATTGAAGTAACACCAGAAGAAGTAAGACAGTTTTATAATAGAGAGCTAAAAGCTGACCCTCCACAATTTGGCACCGAATTGCGATTGGCACAAATAGTTGTTATTCCTGAGACCACTCCTGAAGAAGAACAAAAAGTTATAGACAGGTTAAATGAATTTAGAACAGACGTTTTAGAAAATGGAGCAAGCTTTACCACAAAAGCAGTACTATACTCTGAAGATGGAGGATCTAAAGGTTCAGGTGGGAAATATACTTTAAACAGAAAGCGTCCCCTAATGGTTAAAGAATTTAGAGAGGTTGCTTTTTCACTTGAAGAAGGCGAAATTTCTGCACCATTTAAAAGCGTTTATGGATATCATATTATCCAGTTAGAAAAAATTAGAGGGCAAGAGTATGATACAAGACACATTTTACTTAAGCCTAAATTAACTAATGCAGACATAGCTAAGGCAAAAGAGGAAATAGAAAATGTTAGAGAGAAAATAATTGCTGGCGAAATTTCGTTTGCAGATGCTGCATTAGAAGTGAGTGATGAAGAAGAAACAAAGTTTGAGGGCGGACAGTTAATTAACCCAGAAACTAGAGATTATGTTTTTCCTCTAACAAAAATAGACCCAGAACTTTACGTTCAAGTACAAGATTTAAAAAATGGAGAAGTAAGTCCGGTTTATACTGAAAGTGATCTTGTAAATCAAGTGAAATTTAAAATTTTAACTGTTACAGATAGGATTGATGAACATAAAGCAGATTTTGCAAAAGATTACCTAAAAATTAAAGAATTAGCCTTATATAATAAACAGTTAGAGATAATTGGAAAATGGCAAAAAGAAAAAATCATGGAAACGTACATAAAAATAAATGGTGAGCATCGTGAATGTGATTTTAAAGCAAATTGGTTAAAAAAAGAAGAAAGATAA
- a CDS encoding peptidyl-prolyl cis-trans isomerase: MIIYSCDFFKKSQDEDVIARVNDTYLYKSDIENLVTETTSKEDSTIRVNNYINHWATQQLLMDGAQLNLTQEKQEEFNQLVEQYKNDLFIKAYLEALVTRSIDTTVTEQEAKEVYDRNQETFKLNEELIKFRYINVNENIVNLEEIEKQFKRFNDEDKKVLDSIAIQFKSYSLNDSIWIRANQAILKIPALNAENKKELLKKSNFIQLKDSLGLYLMHTNEVLLRNENAPIEFVMPTIKQIVINKRKLEFIKELEKDITKDAIKNKQFEIFN; this comes from the coding sequence ATGATTATATACTCATGCGATTTTTTTAAAAAATCTCAAGATGAAGACGTAATTGCAAGAGTAAATGATACGTATTTATACAAAAGCGATATAGAAAACTTAGTTACCGAAACTACCTCAAAGGAAGATAGCACTATTCGCGTTAATAATTATATTAACCATTGGGCAACACAGCAGTTGTTAATGGATGGAGCACAATTAAACTTAACTCAAGAAAAACAAGAAGAATTTAATCAACTTGTAGAGCAGTATAAAAACGATTTATTTATTAAAGCTTATTTAGAAGCATTAGTAACCAGAAGTATTGATACCACAGTTACCGAGCAAGAAGCTAAAGAAGTTTACGATAGAAATCAAGAAACATTTAAACTTAACGAAGAGCTAATTAAGTTTAGATATATAAATGTAAACGAAAATATTGTAAATCTAGAGGAGATTGAAAAGCAATTTAAACGATTTAATGATGAAGATAAGAAGGTGTTGGATTCAATCGCAATTCAGTTTAAATCCTATTCATTAAACGATTCTATTTGGATTAGAGCAAATCAAGCTATTTTAAAAATCCCAGCTTTAAATGCAGAAAATAAAAAAGAACTGTTAAAAAAATCTAATTTTATACAACTCAAAGATTCATTAGGTTTATATTTGATGCATACAAATGAAGTGCTATTGCGTAACGAAAATGCACCTATAGAATTTGTAATGCCAACAATTAAGCAAATCGTTATAAACAAACGAAAGTTGGAGTTTATTAAAGAATTAGAAAAAGACATCACAAAAGATGCTATTAAAAACAAACAATTTGAAATTTTTAACTAA
- a CDS encoding peptidylprolyl isomerase, protein MRTYIFYTCVILFSALFTNAQSKNEDILFTVGDSPVLASDFLRVYNKNLNLVKDESQKDVDQYLSLFVNYKLKLAEAKALDFHKKPQYIRELDGYKKQLAKNYLVDSEVTDALVTEAYDRILYDINAKHILFRLDPSRKDTLEVYNRLINLRERFKNEDYDTLKKELHNGNTILVEDLGYFSAFKMVYDFENEAFNTNVGEVSMPFRTQFGYHIVKVLDKRKSRGEITAGHIMISKNQVDSSENPETRIKEIYKLIEQGQEFELLAKQFSQDKSSSSKGGKLAPFKSGQLSSTIFEDIAFNLQEDEAISKPFESEYGWHIVKRYSLKPIGSFEDMKYELENKVSRDSRSKLINASMQNKLRKQYNVNSENSAKKYFVSILNDDFYARKWQLPEDFDKAKTILTIGDKQWIYKDFVSVLRSQQKGNTHGKTFEDIVDEAYEIFLNTCVLNYHEENLENVNQEFAQILNEYREGLLLFDLMETKIWNAAKSDTLGIESYYNQNKQKYKQSTQVEAVVATASQEKDIKIVASLLKNNETVESIKEKLNTNGKQNVIFTSGTMEANHQALPKGFQFKEGISKIYVQNNMYYVVKVSKVKPEFFRTLDEARGMVINDYQQQVEQNWIEDLKNKYEVTINQDVLSKVKTQINN, encoded by the coding sequence ATGAGAACATACATTTTTTATACGTGTGTTATTTTATTCTCAGCACTTTTTACTAATGCACAATCTAAAAACGAGGATATTCTTTTTACAGTTGGAGATAGTCCTGTACTAGCTTCGGATTTTCTACGAGTTTATAATAAAAACTTAAATTTAGTTAAAGATGAATCTCAAAAAGATGTAGATCAATATTTGTCATTATTTGTTAATTATAAATTAAAACTTGCCGAAGCTAAAGCACTAGATTTTCATAAAAAACCACAATACATTAGAGAGTTAGATGGTTATAAAAAGCAATTAGCAAAAAACTACTTAGTTGATAGTGAGGTGACTGACGCCTTAGTGACAGAGGCTTACGACAGAATTTTATACGATATTAATGCTAAGCATATTTTATTTAGGTTAGATCCATCAAGAAAAGACACTTTAGAAGTCTATAATAGGTTGATAAATCTTAGAGAACGTTTTAAAAATGAAGATTATGATACACTAAAAAAAGAACTTCATAATGGAAACACCATTTTAGTTGAAGATTTAGGATATTTCTCGGCATTTAAAATGGTATATGATTTTGAAAATGAAGCGTTCAATACAAATGTTGGAGAAGTGTCCATGCCTTTTAGAACACAATTTGGTTATCATATAGTTAAGGTGCTAGATAAGCGTAAATCTAGAGGCGAAATTACTGCTGGACATATTATGATTTCTAAGAATCAAGTAGATTCAAGTGAAAATCCTGAAACTAGAATTAAAGAAATATATAAACTTATTGAACAAGGGCAAGAATTTGAATTATTAGCAAAACAATTTTCTCAAGATAAGAGTTCATCTAGTAAAGGAGGAAAATTAGCACCTTTTAAAAGCGGACAATTAAGTTCTACTATTTTTGAAGACATAGCTTTTAATTTACAAGAAGATGAAGCAATTTCTAAGCCTTTTGAGTCGGAATATGGATGGCATATTGTTAAACGTTATAGTCTCAAACCTATTGGTAGTTTTGAGGATATGAAATACGAACTTGAAAATAAAGTAAGTAGAGATTCGCGTTCAAAACTTATTAATGCTTCAATGCAAAATAAGTTAAGGAAACAATATAATGTTAATAGCGAAAATTCTGCAAAGAAGTATTTCGTATCTATATTAAATGACGATTTTTACGCAAGAAAATGGCAGCTTCCTGAAGATTTTGATAAGGCTAAAACAATTTTAACTATTGGTGATAAACAATGGATTTATAAAGATTTTGTAAGCGTTTTAAGATCACAGCAAAAAGGAAATACACATGGTAAAACTTTTGAAGACATTGTAGATGAAGCTTACGAGATATTTTTAAATACTTGTGTTTTAAATTATCATGAAGAAAATCTAGAAAATGTAAATCAAGAATTTGCTCAAATTTTAAACGAATATAGAGAAGGACTGTTATTATTCGATTTAATGGAAACAAAAATATGGAACGCTGCAAAAAGTGATACCTTGGGTATTGAATCTTATTACAATCAAAATAAACAAAAATATAAACAAAGTACTCAAGTAGAAGCAGTGGTAGCAACAGCATCTCAAGAAAAAGATATAAAGATTGTTGCAAGTTTGCTTAAAAATAATGAGACAGTTGAAAGTATTAAAGAAAAGCTCAACACAAATGGCAAGCAAAATGTAATATTTACCTCTGGAACTATGGAGGCAAATCATCAAGCATTACCAAAAGGATTTCAATTTAAAGAAGGTATTTCAAAAATTTATGTTCAAAATAATATGTATTATGTTGTGAAGGTTAGCAAAGTAAAACCAGAATTTTTTAGAACTCTTGATGAAGCTAGAGGTATGGTTATTAACGATTACCAACAACAAGTAGAGCAAAATTGGATAGAAGACTTAAAAAACAAATATGAGGTCACAATCAATCAAGACGTTTTAAGTAAAGTTAAAACACAAATTAATAACTAA
- a CDS encoding SRPBCC family protein, which yields MKYSVNVTIEKPRNEVIKKMDNVDNMRHWQKGLISSEHISGTPGEVGAKMCLNYKMGKRELSLIETITKRNFPKEFHATYSTKGMYNIQENFFEETPEGLTKWESKCEFQPSGFMMKVMVFLMPGAFKKQSKKYMIDFKNFVEKGTSVAEE from the coding sequence ATGAAATATTCTGTAAACGTCACTATTGAAAAGCCTCGAAACGAAGTCATTAAAAAAATGGACAATGTAGACAATATGAGGCATTGGCAAAAGGGGCTTATATCTAGCGAGCATATTTCAGGCACTCCAGGTGAAGTTGGTGCTAAAATGTGTTTGAATTACAAAATGGGTAAACGTGAATTATCACTTATAGAAACTATTACCAAACGTAATTTTCCTAAAGAGTTTCATGCTACATACAGCACTAAAGGTATGTATAATATACAGGAAAACTTTTTTGAAGAAACACCAGAAGGACTTACTAAATGGGAATCTAAATGTGAATTTCAACCCTCAGGCTTCATGATGAAAGTCATGGTGTTTTTAATGCCTGGAGCATTTAAAAAACAATCTAAAAAATATATGATTGATTTTAAAAATTTTGTTGAAAAAGGAACGTCTGTTGCAGAAGAGTAA
- a CDS encoding alpha-L-fucosidase — MKKNITRIFIVLLFVSFSIKIYSQTKEIPKEERLEWFKDAKLGIFIHWGIYSVNGIDESWSFYNGYIPYNEYMKQLNGFNAKKYNPEYWAKLIKESGAKYTVITTKHHDGVALWNTKQSNLNVIKKTKAKRDLITPFAEAVRKEGLKLGLYYSLLDWSHEDYPNFTRDKKRYENDSIKWRRFTKFNFGQLEELTKFNPDLYWFDGDWEQSAEKWKAKDIRDLLLSKTPHTIINSRLQGYGDYATPEQGVPVAKPKNNYWELCMTMNNSWGYQPNDTAYKTSNQVIRILVDCISMGGNLLLDIAPKPDGTIPEEQVSILKDLGRWTNKHKTAIYGTRAGIPHGHFNGYTALNKEGNILYLYVDNNPNGSLLIKGLKNKVNRIWVVGNGTKLEHKVIGKQYWSNVPGLLYIDLPNHVQDKDVTVIAVLLDGKVDLYSEEGHSIEDN; from the coding sequence ATGAAAAAAAATATCACTAGAATATTTATAGTACTGCTATTCGTAAGTTTTTCAATAAAAATTTATTCTCAAACTAAAGAAATCCCGAAAGAAGAACGATTAGAGTGGTTTAAAGATGCCAAATTAGGCATTTTTATTCATTGGGGAATTTACAGTGTAAATGGTATAGATGAATCTTGGTCCTTCTACAATGGTTATATTCCTTACAATGAATATATGAAACAGCTCAATGGGTTTAATGCAAAAAAATACAATCCAGAATATTGGGCAAAACTCATAAAGGAAAGTGGTGCAAAATATACAGTTATAACTACCAAACACCATGATGGTGTTGCTTTATGGAATACCAAACAAAGTAATCTAAATGTTATTAAAAAAACAAAAGCAAAGCGTGACCTAATAACACCATTTGCTGAAGCTGTTAGAAAAGAAGGTTTAAAATTAGGGCTTTATTATTCATTATTAGATTGGTCTCACGAAGATTATCCAAATTTTACTAGAGACAAAAAACGTTATGAAAATGATAGCATAAAATGGCGAAGGTTTACAAAATTCAATTTTGGACAACTAGAAGAGCTCACCAAGTTTAATCCAGATTTATATTGGTTTGATGGTGATTGGGAACAAAGCGCTGAAAAATGGAAAGCCAAAGACATTAGAGATTTACTCCTAAGTAAAACACCTCATACCATAATTAATTCCAGATTACAAGGATATGGTGATTATGCAACACCAGAACAAGGTGTGCCAGTGGCAAAACCAAAAAACAACTATTGGGAATTGTGTATGACCATGAATAATTCTTGGGGATATCAACCTAACGACACTGCATATAAAACATCAAATCAAGTTATTAGAATTTTAGTAGACTGTATTAGTATGGGTGGAAATTTACTCTTAGATATTGCTCCTAAACCAGATGGTACTATCCCAGAAGAACAAGTCTCTATTTTAAAAGATTTAGGTCGTTGGACTAATAAACACAAAACTGCTATTTATGGTACTCGTGCTGGTATTCCTCATGGACATTTTAACGGTTACACAGCTTTAAACAAAGAAGGCAATATCTTATATTTATATGTTGATAATAATCCTAATGGGTCATTACTAATAAAAGGCTTAAAAAATAAAGTTAATAGAATTTGGGTTGTAGGTAATGGTACAAAACTAGAACATAAAGTTATTGGAAAACAGTACTGGAGTAATGTTCCTGGTTTACTATATATCGATCTCCCTAATCATGTTCAAGATAAAGACGTTACCGTTATTGCAGTACTTTTAGACGGTAAAGTTGATTTATATAGCGAAGAAGGTCATTCTATAGAAGATAATTAA
- a CDS encoding serine hydrolase codes for MKRIIFLIILCSLISTEIQAQQTKVDLKELDNYYEKMVKDWDIPSTTIGIVKDGKLIFTGNYGTMEVGKNQKPNEHTLYAIASNSKAFTSAMIGMLVQEGRLNWNDKVKKHLPYFEVYDTWVSNNVTIRDLLSHRVGLGTFSGDNIWYKSDLPAEDIIKRIKYVPQAYDFRAGYGYSNLMFIAAGEIIEKVTGKSWADNVQERILNPLGMDRTISTVYDLEKKGNYATPHARKDEKNYPIPWAKWDNVAATGGLISSVSDIAKWMIFNLNNGIHEKDTLLSKQTRNLVWTPHNNHYVDHTTKNDFNRHFNSYGLGWGLSDYHGRMRVGHTGGYDGMITAVTLIPDENLGVVVLTNGPKSPIMAATYYALDKFLGVENNKDWSTDFLNNTNKNAKNDTRISDRIKARVLNTKPITQPKDFVGDYNSDMYGKISIVEKDNELKLQFSHSPLLSATLTHWNHDVWKINWDHPHAWFSFGTIKINTDNNLKVTGFDFDVPNDDFFFEELKPKKIASN; via the coding sequence ATGAAGCGAATTATTTTTCTCATTATTCTGTGCTCTCTTATCTCCACTGAAATACAAGCACAACAAACAAAAGTTGATCTTAAAGAACTTGATAATTATTACGAGAAAATGGTGAAGGATTGGGATATCCCTAGCACAACCATTGGTATTGTAAAAGATGGAAAACTCATTTTTACTGGAAATTATGGTACCATGGAAGTTGGTAAAAACCAAAAACCTAACGAGCATACATTATATGCCATTGCATCCAATTCCAAAGCGTTTACCTCAGCAATGATTGGTATGTTGGTTCAAGAAGGAAGGCTTAATTGGAATGATAAAGTAAAAAAACATTTGCCCTATTTTGAGGTCTATGATACTTGGGTAAGTAATAATGTCACTATTCGAGACCTTTTGAGTCATCGCGTTGGCTTAGGCACATTTAGTGGTGATAATATTTGGTATAAATCAGATCTTCCAGCTGAAGATATCATCAAACGTATAAAATACGTTCCTCAAGCCTACGACTTTAGGGCAGGATATGGTTATTCCAATTTGATGTTTATTGCTGCAGGCGAAATTATTGAGAAAGTTACAGGCAAAAGTTGGGCAGATAATGTACAAGAGCGCATCCTAAATCCTTTAGGAATGGATCGTACAATTTCAACTGTTTATGATTTAGAAAAGAAAGGGAATTACGCTACACCACACGCTAGAAAAGATGAGAAAAACTATCCAATTCCTTGGGCAAAATGGGATAATGTTGCAGCTACTGGTGGATTAATTTCAAGTGTATCTGATATTGCTAAGTGGATGATTTTTAATTTAAATAATGGCATCCATGAAAAAGATACATTGTTATCTAAACAAACTAGAAATTTAGTATGGACACCTCATAATAATCATTATGTAGACCACACCACTAAAAATGATTTTAATAGGCATTTCAATTCGTATGGTTTAGGTTGGGGATTAAGCGATTATCATGGACGCATGAGAGTTGGTCATACTGGAGGTTACGATGGGATGATTACAGCTGTAACACTTATTCCAGATGAAAATTTAGGCGTTGTTGTATTAACTAATGGACCAAAAAGTCCAATTATGGCTGCAACATATTATGCCTTAGATAAATTTTTAGGTGTTGAAAACAATAAAGATTGGTCAACAGATTTTTTAAATAATACCAACAAAAATGCAAAAAATGACACACGAATTTCTGATAGAATAAAAGCTAGAGTTTTAAACACTAAACCAATAACCCAACCTAAAGATTTTGTTGGCGATTACAACTCAGATATGTATGGTAAAATAAGTATTGTAGAAAAAGATAATGAGCTGAAACTACAGTTCTCTCATTCACCATTACTATCAGCAACCTTAACGCATTGGAATCATGATGTATGGAAAATCAATTGGGACCATCCTCATGCATGGTTTAGTTTTGGCACGATTAAAATAAATACAGATAACAATTTAAAAGTAACTGGATTTGATTTTGATGTACCAAACGATGACTTCTTTTTTGAAGAATTAAAACCAAAGAAAATAGCATCCAACTAG